TGCTCCTCCTAGCTGGGGCACAGCTCGATACGATCACCTGACTGCCATAGGAAACTGACGCCGAgatgaaaggaaacatttgGGAACGTACAGCCTGCTGAATGGACTGACACGATAATATGAAGTATATGTAAATATAGTATCATGTGAGAAGGGGAACCGAAAACAGGTCTCTCGTCATTCAACCAGATCTACTTCTCCTAAACGcgaaaaaaacatcagcttaATCAGTCCGATTAACTTGTTCCTGTTAATGTAGCTGGCGAAGTGCTGACATCTTCATTTAAACGGGGTTTGTCTGCCAGGAGCCATCATGTCGGACACACCGAGCTCTCTGCCTGCCATCAGGAGGCTCAGCTATGCGGTGGGACACTTTCTTAACGACCTGTGTGCCTCAATGTGGTTCACTTACCTGCTGGTCTTCTACCACTCAGTCCTGGGCTTCCAAAACACTTACGCAGGTTAgtactctgtctgtctgtcagtctgtgtgtctctgttagGGATGTACCATACCAAAAACCCACAGAGATAAGATATGGTcatgatataaaaaaacaaacaagagatgACCTCAACAATGTCTTTTCATTATAAATGTGATGAGGACAgcatttattactttttttttttttttttttttttttaacttgagtCCCGTCTGCTTTCCTTCTATTAAAAAATAAGAGCAGGATCCATCACTTACGCATGTGTAAACAGTAGCCAAGCAAATCAGTCAAACCAGTACAGCCGCCAGCAGCAGTCCCTCCCTGCTTTTGGTTTTCCACGACAGTCTCCGTCAGCATCACAGACATGTGACAGTGGTTATGTGGTAACAGTggtttgatgttgtgtttttcttgtggttgTTTCGAACGAGCTGACGCAGCGGATCTTGAGCTGACCATGACTTGCagccacagctgcagtgtctctgggctggtGAGGTGAAGCAGACAGTAAGGGTGGTGGAGCAGGCCACCCTAGGACAGCCGGCCTGTTTGCTCCATgtaacaaacacagagacactgttgCAGCAAAAAGTAGCTCCAGAGAATCAGTGGCGAGGTCAGAGTGTTACCAGCAAAATCACAGCATAATAAGTTGGCAGATATCGTCACAGTCCAATGATGGTATTAAGACATTTTAGTGCGATATTGGGAAATTCGGTACATTGTTACACTGTTTCCCCccccatctatctatctatctatctatctatctatctatctatctatctatctatctatctatctatctatctatctatctatctgtctgtctctctatcagtctgtctgtctgtctgtctccatatTTCTTCTCTGCCTGTCATCGCTGTATTTTACTGAATGTCTGCCTATGATGCAggtgtgttgctgctggttGGGCAGGTAGCTGATGCTATCTGTACGCCTCTCATTGGATATGAATCTGACCGAACCCCTGGCTGTGGCAACTACGGCAAGAGGAAAACATGGCATTTAGTAGGTAAGTCAAACAGAGCGACAGGCAGACAGGGTGGTATCCATgtcttctctgctgtcatctTTTAAAGGagcttgttttttatttgataatatAACTAAGCATCTAACCTATGTATACATGGATACATATTTATGCTGACAAATTCTCGAGTGGTGAAAGGCTTAGGATCATGTAAACTTTATGAAGGTGCTGTTTGGACTATGCTCCCATACTGAACACTAAGCATATATTTTACTGATCTGAGTCATTTTACAAGACTTTTTAATGACAGCTTTTAAAAGTGATGCAGACGTTTTTTGTATGTAATGAAGCAAAATATTCTAatatgttttgcatttgaatttGCATAAAATTATCCATCGAGAGATGTCACAGAATTATATTATGTCTTTCCGTCTTACAAGTGTTCACATAAATGTGAAACTCAGTaacatcaaaacacacttcaaagcTTTGGTACTACTACTGAAGACCAGAGAAGGTCCTCCACAGTCACATGACCTGAACCCCATTCAATATTTATGGGGGCACATGGAGATTGAGAAAGCCAAACATTTAGCAGTACAACCAAATCACGGTGCGAACGAAAGGAGGGTCTTAGTCCACTTTCATGTGAATTCTGGTGCAGTTTGCTTGTAGTGtgagaacaaacagaggaaacgTAACATTTTTGATAATAGATAGAGTGATTATTTCACAATCTAATCTACTAATGAATTGATCTGCTCATTGTGAATTCTGTGCAGAAGAGACCTTCTACTGATCTGTAGCCTATCCGCCCTAAATGCTAAATCACGTCATGGTAACACGTCAGCGCTGGAATTTATCCTGACTTGAAACAGCTGTGCTGTTCTCCACTCTGTagttcattaaaacatgtgtGTCAGCAGTTTCACAGTAACAACTGTGTCACAACTGTCGAATCAGTGAGTTCCCTGTCAGGCTGTTCCATGTCTTGTCTTAAATCCTCTTGATCTGTTCGCAAAAAGTCAGAACTAAGACACAGCAACATGTCATTTTTTCTCCACCACAGTTGTGAAAACACCCTgaattcattgtgtgtgtgtgtgtgtgtgtgtgtgtgtgtgtgtgtgtgtgtgtgtgtgtgtgtgtgtgtgttctccaggGACTCTGAGCGTGCTGCTGTCCTTTGCCTTCATATTCAACCAGTGTCTGGGCTGCAGCACTGACACCCCTCAGTGGGCCAGTTTGACCTATTTTGTCCCgttcatcatcatctttcagTTCGGCTGGGCAGCCACTCAGATCTCACACCTGTCTCTCATTCCGGAGCTGGTCACCTGTGAGCACGCTAAAGTCGAACTTACTGCATACCGGTACGTTTTGCAACGCACGCGGAGAAACTTCGTACTCATGATCTGATTTAAACCttgatttgtctgtgtgtgtgtgcacgcgtaGGTATGCATTCACAGTGATAGCAAACATCACAGTGTATGCAGTGGCTTACCTGCTGTTCCATGTCCAGGCCGGAGGCGACGACGACCCGCTCAGTGATGCACTTGGACCAGCAGATGTCAAAATCTTCAAGGTGAGGAGGCGTTCTAATCACATGACAGTGTTCAAgagctgaaaatgaacattacTGAACATACCAGAACAGGCCTTGATTTCCTACCAGTTCAAAGCCTGTAGCAGAAgccttgttgttgtgtttgtatctaTAGAGTGGTATATGACTTACTTATGTAGCTaatactgaagttagcatggcCCTGGTTCCCTCTGTGGAATTACTGAATTGGATTTTGGGTCATCACAGAAAATATGTGTGTCAAACACAGGTTTAGGATAATTTGTGAATtaagataatcttcacagatgaacaccactttgtcatgtttgaagtgtaatttaaatgtgtggcagtaagaagctaatgttaggctacaaacagatgacatcacagtcatATGACTCAAACGTTCACCGCCACTAAGCGTCTTGCTACACAgttactatccaggttttctataaactgatcaatgtacaacTTGTAAAGTCAGACTTCTCAACAGACTCTCTGAttttgagacgagggaacaggaagtgccgacatgctaacatgctaactgatttcAGGTTTTAGGACTACAGACTCCGCCCCTCTATATTTAGTAGCGTTATCACTACTGGAATCGGtactggaatttctaacttcGATACAATACTTGAAAAATACTGATATTTGATGCCACAGGGCATACAATGTTAGATGTAACAAGGCTTGTGTACTGTAGGTTTAGCACAACAgcatcagagagaagagagagtgagagatcaCAGCTGGttctggtgttttgttattgaaGCAGTTTGAAATATTCAGAATTTTATATCTAtcaaaaaaatctcaaattttGCAAACACTGTTTTGTATTGCGATGGCTGCTTCTCCAGGAAGCAGGAGGGAGGTAAGAGGAATCAGGGACGCTGGTTTGGATAAAAGTGAAGGTGAATGAGTTGGAGGAAGGTCACATTGATCTCACACTGAAGTATGAGGGGCCGTTTGGGACATTATTCAGAATTACCTCTCACAAACATATGTGAAATGCTCTTAcatacactactgaaacactccCACATGAACAACTGAAAAATTGGCTGCCCAATTAGATATAGGATTCAGAAGATGGTCAGAATATGAACTTTCAGTTTTGTGAGAAGGGAACCATGAACCCATTTGAAAAATTAAGGAATAAGTTCCTCCACCCTAAAACTGACTTTTTCAAATATCTACAACTGAGTCACCTTCTAACAGCACAaaaagattgtaaaaaaaaaaaaattgtaaatcCCACAGGAGCAATTTctgatgcatttacatttgGGAAATGAGGAGGCAAAAGTAACTTCCAGATTTTACCAgggatttttacttttaaaccCAAATAATTCAGTACAAATTAAAGAGAGATGTGAGGCTGAGATGCAACAAGAGATGTCGAGGGAGGACTGGGAGGTCATCTGTACCGAAGCACATTTGGTAACCAGCTCAAACACATGGAGGGAAGTCAAATGGAAAGTTTTCGCTAGATATTTTCGAACACCACACATAGTGGCACAAATGGGTCCAACACACAGTAACAAATGTCAGAGTAGCTGTGGAGCTCACATAGGTAATCATTTACACATATTCTGGGCATGCCACAAACTAAGGCCATTTTGGGATGAGGTATATAAAATTCTCGTAGAGGTTTTTTATGTTAACATCCCTAAAGACCCATTGGTTGCTGTATTGGGGGTAAAACCACAAGTAATAGAGGGAAAAGCTTCCTTATTGTTTGATATTCTAGCATGTTGCCTTTGTGTTTCtatattcttttatttcattttcttttctttttttctttgcttttcctATCTTGTCACATCAAACAGCCAAAGCAAATGTAACTGATGATATGGTTGTATCGAGAATAACAATTagaggaataaaagaaacaaaaaacctgCAGGGTCCTTGTGgcttgtttaaaacaaaactccAGACTCCCCCCTCCTCTGGATATTCAAAGTCATATTGAAGATTTTATGTTCAGGATTATGATGCAACTGTTTCTCACAATTTTTACAGTGGAGACATTATTGTGCTTGTAACTTACCCAGATATGACTATGACTGTAACGTGAAGCCTTTAAATCACGTTACTGAAGCATGACAACACAGATGTCCTCCTCGACGTCCTGGAACATCTGTGTCTCCTGAGAGGTCAACACGAACATGAAACCAAAACCGGAGCGTGATCTACCCAGTGTGTAATTTGTGTGTAACCCACATCCCACTGAAGCAGTCTGCAGTCACACAGTTCAGTGGGAGAAGTgggagaaagggaaaaacagGCTGTCATCTTGCAGTTTATTAACCTTGGCCTGTTGTGTTTGATCACAGAATCTGGCATTGATCGTGCTAGGCATCGGCGCTGTCTTTTGCATCTTCTTCCATCTGGGAACCACCGAGTCCAGGCCcgaaggaggagaggaggagcaggaggagggcgAGCGGCGACCGCTGCTGCGCCGCCCGAGGACGGTCTCGTCTCTTCTGCAGTGGAAATGTTGGCTGCAGCAGCCCTCTTTTTACCAGGTAGGAGGACGGCAACACGTCAAACACCAGATGTGACCCTGAGCTCACCTGAAGCTTCTGGCtgacgggtgtgtgtgtgtgtgtgtgttactgttgaTCTCTGCAGGTGGCCTTACTCTACATGTCCACCAG
Above is a window of Acanthopagrus latus isolate v.2019 chromosome 21, fAcaLat1.1, whole genome shotgun sequence DNA encoding:
- the LOC119011463 gene encoding major facilitator superfamily domain-containing protein 12-like; this translates as MSDTPSSLPAIRRLSYAVGHFLNDLCASMWFTYLLVFYHSVLGFQNTYAGVLLLVGQVADAICTPLIGYESDRTPGCGNYGKRKTWHLVGTLSVLLSFAFIFNQCLGCSTDTPQWASLTYFVPFIIIFQFGWAATQISHLSLIPELVTCEHAKVELTAYRYAFTVIANITVYAVAYLLFHVQAGGDDDPLSDALGPADVKIFKNLALIVLGIGAVFCIFFHLGTTESRPEGGEEEQEEGERRPLLRRPRTVSSLLQWKCWLQQPSFYQVALLYMSTRLIVNLSQTYISMYLINTLGLPKKFIATIPLVMYLSGFLSSFIMKPLSKLIGKCLTYFVGLLLIMAFSYWVLLDDTMGQRVYGAAVLLGAGSATILVISLAMTAELIADQTQSGAFVYGAMSFTDKLANGVAVMIIQALHPCHTALCCPACVWFYHYIMVIVTGGVAVIATLALCSIIIWPIRIRPRGLPVKPEDEARIN